One genomic window of Cololabis saira isolate AMF1-May2022 chromosome 3, fColSai1.1, whole genome shotgun sequence includes the following:
- the LOC133440904 gene encoding B-cell receptor CD22-like, which produces MDCFDVEKMIEVLLVLLLMKPAETAGPVRFVNFTNPDYCAPKGSSVEFKCSYIYPDKETVTKTAWRKGHLKDGKWVRIELSDLPSYHNRSEYLGDHQHNCGLALHNLEDNDTGYYYFWFDTNMYGRPSKDSVHLSVIGDKLSASVQPQRVTAGNNVTLQCQTGCQHPNIVWFKDGHPWAKPNFQAQAEDAGKYWCALEGYESMRSDPMALDVWYSPMNVSVEVSHVGALMPGSSVNLTCDSVARPAADLYTWYRSNSSSSSPLQVSSGQVLSLSALNVNHNGLYFCRAKNRVGESSSTAVLVEVEEASSEFNHFILARIGVKLVIVLLLTPVIIWAWRRRRCSAANKHAENNDYEDI; this is translated from the exons ATGGATTGTTTTGATGTGGAGAAGATGATTGAAGTGCTGCTGGTGCTTCTGCTCATGAAGCCAG CAGAGACAGCGGGTCCTGTTCGGTTTGTGAATTTTACAAACCCAGATTATTGTGCCCCGAAGGGATCGTCAGTGGAGTTCAAGTGCTCTTACATCTACCCAGATAAGGAAACCGTCACAAAAACAGCATGGCGTAAGGGACACTTGAAGGATGGCAAATGGGTGCGCATTGAACTTTCAGATCTCCCCTCATATCACAATCGTTCAGAATATCTCGGCGACCATCAACACAACTGTGGTCTGGCGCTTCATAATCTGGAGGATAACGACACTGGATATTATTATTTCTGGTTTGACACAAACATGTATGGACGGCCCAGCAAAGACTCAGTGCATCTGTCCGTCATAG GTGATAAGCTGAGCGCCAGCGTGCAACCACAGAGAGTGACAGCTGGAAACAATGTCACCCTCCAATGTCAGACTGGCTGCCAACACCCCAATATCGTCTGGTTCAAAGATGGCCATCCTTGGGCAAAACCAAACTTCCAGGCTCAGGCAGAGGATGCTGGGAAATATTGGTGTGCTCTGGAGGGATATGAGTCAATGCGATCCGACCCCATGGCCTTGGATGTTTGGT aTTCTCCAATGAATGTGTCTGTTGAGGTCAGTCATGTCGGCGCGCTGATGCCAGGCAGCAGCGTGAATCTGACCTGTGACAGTGTTGCTAGGCCTGCAGCAGATCTGTACACCTGGTACAGGAGcaactccagctccagctctccCCTCCAGGTGAGCTCAGGACAGGTGTTGTCTCTTTCTGCTCTGAATGTGAACCACAATGGACTCTACTTCTGCCGGGCCAAGAACCGTGTCGGAGAAAGCAGTTCAACTGCTGTACTGGTGGAAGTGGAAGAAGCAAGCAGCGAGT TCAATCATTTCATCCTCGCTCGAATTGGAGTCAAACTAGTTATTGTGCTGCTGCTGACACCGGTTATCATCTGGGCGTG gAGGCGACGGCGTTGTTCTGCTGCAAACAAACAC gCGGAAAACAATGACTATGAAGACATATGA
- the LOC133426105 gene encoding opioid-binding protein/cell adhesion molecule-like: MADRHSYCFLITFCVTGVLAGDWSVHIPSSPICAVVGSSVVLPCSYDYPQSSNETRGEGPLPSQVGAEEGQEYNVVSEMWCLEHSKCITERYVFHSAGIFPDPSYQYRVTYLGQPGHKNCSLKISDLKQSDSGTYVFYLISSHPAEKMPAQRGIQLLVAESASAVAAWAGPSVITEGADLRLACCSLAAGPQARFRWYKSTNTRLMHSGQMWNVSDVKSDTSGSYYCQIQTGDREQKSKMLNIDVQYPPRSTAVVVWPAAEVQTELPVYLSCSSDANPPVHTFTWYQGAACLQTAHKSFHQGQLTPANPTGRGSTLNSANMTTQEPGQHCCVARNKHGSQTYSVTLRDSRAITPSDSSGNRVVLIGVTVGVLVAIVAIAAFLIMRRQTTTRRQSYVLTETAATEP; encoded by the exons GTGTTCTTGCTGGTGATTGGTCGGTTCACATACCTTCCAGTCCCATTTGTGCTGTGGTTGGTTCTTCGGTAGTGCTCCCTTGTTCCTATGACTACCCCCAGAGCTCTAATGAAACCAGGGGAGAGGGGCCGCTCCCATCTCAG gtaggagcagaAGAGGGACAAGAGTATAACGTTGTGTCTGAAATGTGGTGTCTTGAACACAGCAAGTGCATCACAGAAAG ATATGTGTTTCACAGCGCTGGCATCTTCCCAGACCCGTCCTATCAGTACAGGGTGACGTACCTGGGGCAACCCGGACACAAGAACTGCTCTCTGAAGATTTCTGACCTGAAACAGTCAGACAGTGGCACCTATGTGTTCTACCTCATCAGCAGCCATCCAGCTGAGAAGATGCCGGCACAGAGAGGGATACAGCTCCTGGTGGCAG AGTCAGCTAGCGCTGTGGCAGCTTGGGCGGGTCCATCTGTCATCACTGAGGGTGCAGATCTACGCCTGGCCTGCTGCAGCCTAGCAGCGGGTCCACAGGCCCGTTTCAGATGGTACAAGAGCACAAATACCAGACTAATGCACAGTGGACAGATGTGGAATGTCTCAGATGTTAAATCTGACACATCCGGCAGCTATTATTGTCAGATACAGACTGGAGATAGAGAGCAGAAGTCAAAAATGCTCAACATTGATGTACAGT ACCCTCCTCGAAGCACCGCGGTCGTGGTGTGGCCCGCTGCAGAGGTTCAGACGGAGCTCCCTGTGTATCtgagctgcagcagcgatgCCAACCCACCCGTGCACACATTCACATGGTACCAGGGTGCAGCATGTCTCCAGACAGCACACAAGAGCTTTCATCAGGGACAACTAACCCCGGCTAACCCTACAGGACGAGGCTCAACGCTCAACAGTGCCAACATGACCACTCAAGAACCTGGCCAGCACTGCTGTGTGGCACGCAACAAACACGGCTCACAGACTTACAGTGTAACTCTCAGAGACTCCAGAG CCATCACCCCATCTGACTCCTCCGGAAACAGAGTGGTGCTGATTGGAGTAACAGTTGGAGTCCTGGTGGCTATTGTTGCCATAGCTGCTTTTCTGATTATGAG GAGACAGACGACAACCAGACGTCAGTCATATGTCCTCACGGAAACAGCTGCCACAGAACCGTAG